The nucleotide sequence ACGTCAGGGATTAGGCGGATTTTACCGACAAGAGAACAGTTTGCGAGTGCCCACTTGAAGATTTCTTTAGGCGATGAATTCAACTTAGCTGACTTAAAGATACAACTACACCAAATGGGATATTCGATGCAGAAGATGGTTGCTGCCCCGGGGGAGTTTTCAATCCGAGGTTCGATCGTCGATATCTATCCTCTTAGTGATGACAACCCTGTTCGAATTGACTTCTTTGATACTGAGGTTGATTCAATGAGAAGCTTCAACGTTGCTGACCAAAGAAGTATTGAAAATGTTGAAAGTAGTGAAATTCTTCCTGCTAGCGACTTACTAATGACTTCGGAACAGCGTCAGAATTTGGTTGAAAAACTTCAGCAAAGCTTGGCAACTGTCAGTGATGATTTGGATGATGAAGCTGCCAAAACCTTGTCTGACAGTTTAGGAGTTAAAATTACTGACTTGCAAAATGGTTTGAATGATCCTTATTGGTTATTATTTTCCAGGATGATGTACGCTGAGCGGACGTCAATTTTGGACTATCTAGGCGAAAACGGAATCGTGCTGTACGATGAGTATTCCAAATTAACCGAAACCAATAAACAGTTACTTAGTGACGAAGAGGATTGGTTATCAGATAAGGCAGCTAACCATGAAATTCTGCCTGGATTTGAATACACCAATGACTTTAAAGCGGTCTTTAAAGCTGACAAACATGCCAGCGTTTTGTTTTCCTTATTCAAAAAAGGGTTGACTAACTTAAAGTTTACCCAACTCAGTCAGTTGAACACCCGACCGATGCAACAATTCTTCTCCTCAATGCCAATGCTTAAGGGTGAAGTTGACCGCTGGACGAAGGGAAATACTACTGTCGTCATGATGGTTCAGGATCAAAACCGACTAGAAAAAGTAGCTAATACATTAGCCGATTTTGGAATCACTGTAACGGTGACGAGCCCAACTAAAATCATTGAAGGCCAAGCACAACTGATTGCTAATGGTCTGGATAATGGTTTTGAGTTGCCACAAAATAAACTGGCAGTTATTACTGAACGTGAATTATTCCAGAAAGTTACCAAAAAACGGCGGAAGATGACCACGTTTAATAATGCCGAGCGAATTAAGAGCTATACAGATTTAAAGCCGGGTGATTTTGTTGTCCACGTTAACCACGGGATTGGTCGCTACGAAGGTATGAAGACCATGGAAGTTGATGGAAAACACCAGGATTATTTAACCATTACCTATAAAGACAATGCGCAATTATTCATTCCGGTTTCGCAACTAAACTTAATTCAGAAATATGTTTCTTCTGAAGATAAACACCCACGTATCAATAAGCTTGGTGGTAGTGAGTGGGCAAAGACAAAGCAAAAAGTTGCCAGCAAGATTGAAGACATTGCTGATGACTTGATTGAATTGTATGCCAAACGAAGTGTTCAAAAGGGATATGCATATCCAAAAGATGATTCACTGCAGCATGACTTTGAAGATGAATTTCCATACAATGAGACTCCTGATCAGTTAAGAAGTGCCCAGGAAATTAAGCGTGATATGGAGGCTTCCCGTCCAATGGATCGATTATTGGTTGGGGATGTTGGTTATGGTAAGACCGAAGTTGCACTACGGGCGGCTTTTAAAGCAATCGAAGTTGGTAAGCAGGTAGCATTCTTGGTGCCAACAACAATTTTAGCTCAGCAACATTTTGAAACCATGACGGACCGATTCTCTGAGTATCCAATCACCATTAAGGTGTTATCAAGATTCCAGACAAAGGCTGAAATGAAGGAAACTATTGCTGGATTGAAGGATGGTTCAGTCGATGTAGTAGTTGGAACTCACAGGATTTTATCTAAAGACGTCGGGTTTAAGGACTTGGGACTGCTGATCATTGACGAAGAGCAACGTTTTGGGGTTAAGCACAAAGAGCGTATCAAGGAATTAAGAAGCAACGTTGACGTGTTAACCTTGACGGCGACACCAATTCCAAGAACATTGAATATGTCGATGATGGGAATTCGTGATTTATCTGTAATTGAGACGCCACCAGCAAACCGGTACCCAATTCAAACCTATGTAATGGAACAAAACGCTGGGGCAATTAGGGATGCAATCGACCGGGAGATGGCCAGGGGAGGCCAGGTATTTTACCTTCACAACCGGGTTGATGATATTGAGAAGACGGTGGCGGATCTAGAAGAACTTGCCCCCGATGCCAGAATTGGTTACATTCACGGCAAAATGACTGAGAACCAATTAGAAAATGTTTTGTACGAATTTATTAACGGTGAATATGATGTTTTGGTCACAACGACAATTATTGAAACCGGAGTTGATATTCCAAACGTGAATACGTTGTTTGTGGAGAACGCTGATCGAATGGGACTTTCGCAACTTTACCAACTTCGTGGCCGAATTGGCCGAAGTAGTCGGGTTGCTTATGCTTACTTTATGTACCAACCCAATAAGTCTTTGACCGAGGTTGGCGAAAAAAGGTTGGAGGCCATTCGTGATTTCACAGAGTTGGGTTCAGGATTTAAGATAGCAATGCGGGACCTATCAATTCGTGGAGCTGGGAATCTCCTTGGAAAACAGCAACATGGATTTGTGGATTCAGTGGGGTATGACTTATATACTCAGATGCTATCCGATGCAGTTGCTAAGAAACGTGGTAAGGAAGTTACCCAAACGACTGATTCAGTTATTGAAATGGATATTGAAGCCTATCTACCAACGGAATACATTGATGATGGGCAGCAAAAAATTGAATTATATAAGCGGATTCGTCAAGCAGAAAACAAGGCGCAAATCGATGAAATTACAGATGATTTGATCGACCGTTTTGGCGATTATCCAGAACCAGTTGCCAACTTGCTTAAAGTGTCTGAAATTAAGTTAAATGCTGACTTTGATTTAATTGAAAAGGTGCAAAGGAAGTCTCATAATTTGACTCTGACCTTTTCTAAATTAGCTGACACAGAATTTGAAAGTAAAGACTTGTTAAAAGCGATTGCTGAAACGAAATTCCGTGCTACTATCAATTCAGCGGAGAAAAAGTATCAAATTAAATTAGTGATTCAAAATAACATGACCGACTGGCTCGATCAATTGATCAAGTTATTGGTAGAGCTAGCAAAAATCCGCCAAGAAAAATCAGCAGATGGGGAAAAGCAGAATGAATGAAAATTCTAAACGAAATGCCTTAGTAAAGGGGACAGCGCTGCTAACGATTGCATCGCTAGTTGCTAAGATTTTGAGTGCTGTTTATAGAATTCCATTTCAAAATATGGTGGGTAACGTTGGCTTTTATGTATACCAACAAGTCTATCCAATATACGGAATCGCAATGACATTTGCTCTGTCAGGGTTACCAGTCTTTATTTCTAAGTTGGTGGTCGACTCAAAGTCAGAGGCGGACAAATTAAATGTCGTTCATCACATTCAGCAATCATTGATGATTTCATGCGTGATAATTTTTATAGGGCTCCAGATTGGTGCTCAGCAAATTGCTTTTTGGATGAATGACGGTCGGTTATCCCCAGTAATTGCTTCAGTTTCGTGGATGTTTTTAATTGTCCCGTTTTTGGCAAGCTGGCGTGGCTATTTCCAGGGTCATTACATGATGAAACCAACTGCGTATTCGCAGGTGTTGGAGCAATTTATTCGCGTGTCAGTAATCCTTGTGGTTGCGTATTTGTCAGTAAAGATGGGGATGGAACCCCACCGGATGGGACAATTTGCAATGCTATCAGCTCCAATTGCGACTTTGATGTCAGCAATGGTGTTATTCGGATTCAGGCGTCATGCTAAAGTGGGCAAATTACCTAAGCTGCAACCGATTCCTGGTTTGTCTAAACGATTGTTGCTTGAGGGAATTACCATTTGTTTGGTGGCCTCAGTGATGTTGCTACTCCAATTGGTTGATTCTTTTTCGGTCGTTGCTAATCTGTTGCACATCGGGGCTAATGAAATTGATGCGCAAAACACAAAGGGAATCTACGATCGAGCACAAACTTTGGTTCAGCTGGGACTAGTGATTACGACAGCCTCAACAACGGCAATGCTGCCACAATTGGTTTCAACAATTCGGGAGAAACAAATTAACCGTTATAAACGTTTGGCTCGTGCCTGCATTTCCACAAACTTTGGAATTGCTTGTGCTATGAGTGCGGGGATGTTCAGTTTGATGGCGGCCATCAATCCATTATTGTTTGCAACTCCTGAATTAAGTTTAACAATTGCGGTGTACTGTCTTAGTGTCCTGGTAGCTTCGATGATTTTAGTTATCAATACAATTTTCCAAAGTCGTGATGTGTACATCCCAACCATTTGGGCCATTGGAGCCGCTGTGCTAAGTAAAATAATCCTGAATCATTTATTGATTAGGTCACAGGGAATTATGGGAGCAAGTGAAGCTACGATTCTTAGCCTGTTGGTTGCTGTTGTGGTGATGACTGTTCTTGGTAAACAATACCTTGTGGGACTAGTCAATTGGTCCCAATTATCAAAATTGGTAGGAATCAGCCTAATTATGTGGATAGTTGTCCTAGTTACTAGAAATTTGACGCAATCCGTATTGATTGGAAAAATTCCCTTTAGAGCTGATGTAGCTATCCAAACATTAGTCGGAGTCGTTGTCGGTGTCATAGTATTTATCGGTTTGGCACTGGCTTTCAATGCCCTTGATGAGCAAGAGTGGTCACTAATTCCGATGGGTGAAAAAATTAATAAAATTCGAGGAGAACAAAAATGAGAATCGATAAATTTTTAAAGGTTTCGAGAATTATTAAACGGCGGTCTGTTGCAAAGGAAATTGCTGATCAAGGCAGAATTAGTGTCAACGGCCGAGTAATCAAATCATCGAGTGAAGTTCATCCAAATGATGAAATCGTAATCAAATTTGGGAATAAGACGTTAACAGTTAGGGTTAAAGAACTATTGGATACTACCAAGAAGGACGATGCCCAACGGATGTACGAGATTATTAATGAAGAATACGAACGAGACTTTCGCTCCGAAAATGAATAAATGTCCTGAAAATCACGATTAGAATGTGGACAAACCTTAATTCTTTGTTGTAGTATGGTTTAAAAGGGTTTGAGTCATTTTGATCGGGGGATTTAACATGACGAATTCAAAAGGGAAAATCAGGAAGCTTGAAAACGAGTTTACCAAGAAGCGCGAAATTGAAATTATGAAGAATAAAATTTCAGTTAAACTCAGTGCTAAAAGAAAACGGCGGGCCATGTTTATCGTGGGGTTATTCATGTTGTGTGTCTGTGTTTTTGGGGTGCAAATTATCCGGGCTAAGTCTAACTTGGCACAAATTAACGACCAGATAGTTAAACAAAAAGCTGATTTAAAGACTGAAAAAGCGACTAATAAAAAATTGAGCGTTAAGGTAAAGCAGTTGAATAACCGCTCTTACGTAGAGAAACTCATCCGTGAGCGTTATTACTACACTAAGCCCGGTGAAACAGTTTATAGTTTTCCTGATAAGGCAATTGATGATTTAGATTAATAAACTTTATAGTTTAAAATAGTGAACTTCTGGGCTTAATTAATTGTCCGGGAGTTCACTTTGTTTTTGGTGAGAAAAAAAGATTAATTCTCACTGAGATTATTAAACGATTTCCAATTAAGTATGATATAATTTACCTACAACTACATAGGAGGAACAATTTTTTAAATGGCAATTGAAGTTGGGGAAAAAGTCAGTGGCAAGGTTTCTGGAATTACTAATTTCGGTGCTTTTGTTGACTTAGGTGATCATAAAACAGGATTGGTTCACATTAGTGAAGTTTCAGATGGATTTGTTAAAGATATTCATGACATCCTTAAAGTTGGTGACGAAGTAACTGTTAAAGTATTGAAGGTCGATGGCGATAACAAAATCAGCCTTTCAATTCGAAAAGCAAACGAAAATCATGAAGCCAATCATGAACACAGTCACAACAGTCATGAGCGCAGTAACTCAGGTTATCATCACGATAATCGCAATGAGCATCATAATAATTCAGGTCGACGTTCCTTCGATCATAAATCAAATAATGATAGGGGTCACAAATCAGAAAGTTTTGATGATTTGATGTCAGGCTTTTTGAAACAAAGTGAGGATCGCCTATCAACGCTTAAAAAGAACACAGAAGGTAAACGCGGAGGCCGTGGCGGTCGTCGCAGTTAATAGATAATTCAGGTACTTTAATTAGTATCTGTTTTTTTATTGGTGGGGGTAAATTTGGAACTTTCAAAGCAATTTATTCAAAATATTAGTGAACACGGTTGGTTTTCTACACCCAAAGTGGCGGTGCTTGCGGTTTCTACTGGGGTTGATTCAATGACTCTGTTGGACCTATTTTTGAAGGCAAAGATTCCAGGACTAAAATTGGTGGTTGCATATGTTGATCACAAGTTACGGCCAGAATCAGCTAAGGAGTCTGAATTTATTCACCAATTCTGCCAAGAACATGATCTCGAATTAAGGACTAAGATTTGGAAAAATCAATTTCATCCGCAGTCAGGGATAGAAGAGGCAGCCCGAAACTTCAGGTATGAATTTTTTGCTGAAGTGATGAAGGATGTTTCAGCAGATTATTTGGTAACTGCTCATCACGCAAATGATTTGGCTGAAACGGTAATCATGAAGATTATTCGCGGTGGTTGGCTAGAGTCAGCAATTGGCATTCCTGCTGAACGGCTTTTTGCTGGTGGTAAACTTATCAGACCATTGTTAGGTATGACCAAGGCAGATATTCGTGACTATGCTACCCAAATCGGTCTTAAATGGTTCGAAGATCAGTCTAACTATACGGATGAAAATTTGCGAAATCGAATCCGTCATGAAATTATCCCGAAATTGCAAGAGGAAAATTCTGCTGCTGTTGAGCATATTGCCAGCTTTTCTCACCAGCTGACGGAATTATTGGCAGTTAGTGATGAATTCGTTGAGCAACAATTGGCGGGGATGAGTGTTCACTCAGACGAAGAACACATTTTAGACATCGATAATCATGACCGATTGAGCTATCCTTTGTTAAAACTCATATTAAAGCGTTGGTTAAGCGATGGGATTCCTGCAGTCGGAATTAGTAATGATAGTGTGGACCAAATTATAGCGTTGATCAATAATCAAGAACGTCCACAAGGTGAAGTAGTTCTGGCGGATAACGTGATTGTTAAAAAGCGATATTCGAAATTGATTTTGCAATCCTTGCCTGAAAATCCCAAATTCCACTCTCAAAAAAGTAGTGGTTTTATGGTAACATTAGACCGGTGGTACCAAATAAATGAAAGCCAGCGTTTCGGTGTGTTTAAAGAACTCCCAAACCAAGTAACGGGTAAAGTTTCTGAGATTCGGTTGAGAAAATCAGATCTCCCACTTTATTGTAGGAATACTGAATCTGGAGATAGGTTTGAATTGGAGAATGGGGGCCATCAAAAGGTGTCTAGACTGTTGATCAATCAAAAACTTCCAGTTGAGAGTCGGGCGATGGTTCAAGTTGTAACCACGTCAACAAACAGAATTTTAGCAATTCTGGGTCTTCGAGTGGTTAAAACTAATCGAGACGGTGGCAGTAACATTTACTATTTAATTGAGAATTGAGAGGAAACCAAGTTAATGGATAATGACATCTTAAAGGTGCTGTACAGTAAGTCCGAAATTCAAGAAGCGTGTGAACGGTTAGGAAAAGAAATCAAAGATTTCTATGGAGATAAAGTTCCAGTAGTTATCGGTGTTTTGAAAGGGTCAATCTTTTTTATGACTGATGTAATTCGTGATGCTGATATGTATATGGAGCTAGACTTCATGGATGTTTCTAGCTATCACGGAACCACAGAGTCATCAGGTAATGTGGAGTTAGTTACAGATATTTCAACGGATATTGCTGGCCGGGACGTTTTAATAATGGAAGATATCGTTGATACAGGTAGAACTTTGCAATTTTTAATTGACACGCTTAATGACCGTGGGGCAAAGTCAATCAAAGTTTGTACATTACTAGATAAGCCAGCTGGTAGAGTGGTTGAAGCTAAGTCAGATTTTACCGGATTTGAAGTCCCAAATGAATTCGTGGTTGGTTATGGTCTTGATTATGACGAAAAGTACCGAAACCTACCGTACATCGGAGTTTTAAAGCCAGAAATTTATACGAATAATTAATAGTCAAATATAGTCAAATGTGGTAGTATTTGGACTATCAAAACAAATTAGTACTTTAGGAGGACGTTGATGAACTCAAATAAAAATGGACTCTTTAGGAGCAGTCTATTTTATATCGTGATGTTCTTGCTTGTGATGGGGGTAATTTACTTCTTTAGCGGAAGCAATACCAACACGCAATCACAGGAAATCCGATCAAGCCAATTCGTTCAAAATTTAAAGGACGATAAGATTAAGAACTTTTCGATTCAGCCAAGTGGCGGAGTTTATAAAGTCACTGGTGAGTATCGCCAAGCTCAAAAGGTAAAGGAGCAAACTGGACTTTTAATTGGGGGTTCAACCCAAACAAAGGACGTTTCTAAGTTCAGTACAACTGTACTTGAAAACAATACTTCAGTTGCTGAAATTACCAAGGCTGCTCAAGATAACAAAGTTAAGATGAATGCCAAACCCGAAGAATCAAGTGGTTTCTGGGTAAACTTACTAGTTTACGTATTACCACTGGTAATCTTTATCTGGTTCTTCTACATGATGATGGGTAAGGCTGGCGGACAAGGCGGCGGTAATGGCCGAGTAATGAACTTTGGTAAATCTAAAGCTAAGCCTGCTGATAGTAAACAAAACAAGGTCCGCTTCTCCGATGTTGCGGGTGAAGAGGAAGAAAAACAAGAACTTGTTGAAGTTGTTGAATTTCTGAAAGATCCAAGGAAGTTTACTTCGTTGGGAGCAAAAATTCCACATGGCGTGTTACTAGAGGGACCTCCTGGTACTGGTAAAACTTTACTTGCTAAAGCTGTTGCCGGTGAAGCAGGCGTACCTTTCTACTCAATTTCCGGATCAGATTTCGTGGAAATGTTTGTCGGGGTTGGTGCTAGCCGTGTTCGTGATTTGTTTGAACAGGCTAAAAAGGCTGCTCCTGCAATCATCTTCATTGATGAAATTGATGCAGTTGGTCGTAAACGTGGTGCCGGAATGGGTGGTGGCCACGATGAACGTGAACAAACCCTTAACCAATTGTTAGTTGAAATGGATGGTTTTGAAGGTAATGAAGGTGTTATTGTCATTGCTGCTACTAACCGTTCTGACGTTCTTGATCCAGCTTTGACTCGTCCAGGCCGTTTTGACCGGAAGATTCTGGTTGGCCGTCCAGACGTTAATGGTCGTGAAGCAATCTTGAAGGTTCATTCTAAGAATAAGCCACTTTCTAGCAATGTTGACCTTCATGAAATTGCTAAGCAAACCCCAGGTTTCGTGGGTGCTGACTTAGCCAACTTGCTTAACGAAGCTGCACTTCTTGCCGCACGTCGTAATAAGGCTGATATTGATGCATCCGATGTTGATGAAGCTGAAGACCGTGTTATTGCTGGTCCTGCTAAACGTAATCGAGTTATTTCTAAGCATGAACGTGAAACGGTTGCCTACCATGAAGCTGGTCACACCATTGTTGGGTTAGTTCTTAACGATGCGCGAGTAGTTCATAAAGTTACAATCGTTCCTCGTGGTCGCGCCGGCGGATATGCAATCATGTTGCCAAAGGAAGACCAACAGTTGATGTCTAAGAAAGATGCCCAAGAGCAAATTGCTGGTTTGATGGGTGGACGAGCTGCTGAAGAAATTATCTTCAACTCTGAATCTTCAGGAGCTTCAAACGACTTTGAGCAAGCGACAAATATTGCACGAGCAATGGTTACTCAGTACGGTATGAGTGACAAACTTGGTCGAGTTCAACTTGAAAATCCATCTGAAGAAGCTTACGGACCAAGATATTCTCAAGAAACTGCTGCCTCAATTGATGATGAGGTCAGAAGATTTACTGATGAAGGTCATGCAGAAGCAACTCGGATTATCGAGGAGCATCGTGATCAACACAGAATTATTGCTGAAGCGTTGCTTAAGTACGAAACTCTTGATGAAAAACAAATCTTATCACTTTATAACACTGGTAAGATGCCTGAGGATCCTTCAACTAGCGACTTCCCAAGTGAACGTGCTTCGACATTTGAAGAAGCAAAACGCGAACTTGAACGTAAGGAAGCTGAGCGTCAAGCAAGCATTGAAAAGGGTAAGGATAATAGTGATGAAACAGATACTTCATCAACTGATCCTCAACCAGACGATGTAAAACCAGACAACGATTCTCAAAACAATCATCAAAATAATGATGACGAATAAGCCAAATAGCTAATTTGTTTACCGAATAATTAAGTGGGATTGCAACAAAACGCTGGTTTTGTTGTAGTCCCGCTTTTATTTCTAAAGGAGATTAAAATGAAAGACTATCTAGTAAAAGCAATAACTAATGACGGCATGTTCCGCGCATATGCTGTGAATGCTCAGCAAATGGTTGCTGATGCCCAAAGTAAGCACGATACATGGAGTGCATCATCTGCTGCGCTTGGACGAACAATGATTGGTTCAACAATGCTAGCTTCATCTGTTGATAAAAATGGGGCAGCAATCACCGTCAAAGTTAATGGTGGTGGCCCGGTTGGCCAAATTGTTGTTGACGCCGATTCTAAAGGTAACGTTAAGGGGTATGTTGGCGATTCTCACGTTCATTTACCATTGAATCAATTCCATAAGATTGATGTAGCAAAGGCTGTTGGTAATGGTGGAATTTTAGAGGTTACCAAAGTATTAGGTAATGGTGATCCATACACAAGTAGTGTTCCCTTAGCATCTGGTGAAATTGGAGATGATTTCACTTTCTATCTAGCTCAATCTGAGCAGATTCCATCTGCTGTGGGAGTTTCAGTTTTTGTTAATGATGATAATTCAATTGGGGCGGCTGGTGGTTACTTGGTTCAGGTTCTTCCAGGTGCCAGTGATGAAGCGATTGATAAGTTGACCCAAAGGATTAAAGAAATGCCGATGTTATCAGAATTGTTACTCAAAAATCAATTACCAGAGGAAATTTTGAATCTGTTATTTGGTGAGGGCAATTTGAAATTTTTGACGACAGAACCAGT is from Lentilactobacillus curieae and encodes:
- the hpt gene encoding hypoxanthine phosphoribosyltransferase: MDNDILKVLYSKSEIQEACERLGKEIKDFYGDKVPVVIGVLKGSIFFMTDVIRDADMYMELDFMDVSSYHGTTESSGNVELVTDISTDIAGRDVLIMEDIVDTGRTLQFLIDTLNDRGAKSIKVCTLLDKPAGRVVEAKSDFTGFEVPNEFVVGYGLDYDEKYRNLPYIGVLKPEIYTNN
- the tilS gene encoding tRNA lysidine(34) synthetase TilS; the protein is MELSKQFIQNISEHGWFSTPKVAVLAVSTGVDSMTLLDLFLKAKIPGLKLVVAYVDHKLRPESAKESEFIHQFCQEHDLELRTKIWKNQFHPQSGIEEAARNFRYEFFAEVMKDVSADYLVTAHHANDLAETVIMKIIRGGWLESAIGIPAERLFAGGKLIRPLLGMTKADIRDYATQIGLKWFEDQSNYTDENLRNRIRHEIIPKLQEENSAAVEHIASFSHQLTELLAVSDEFVEQQLAGMSVHSDEEHILDIDNHDRLSYPLLKLILKRWLSDGIPAVGISNDSVDQIIALINNQERPQGEVVLADNVIVKKRYSKLILQSLPENPKFHSQKSSGFMVTLDRWYQINESQRFGVFKELPNQVTGKVSEIRLRKSDLPLYCRNTESGDRFELENGGHQKVSRLLINQKLPVESRAMVQVVTTSTNRILAILGLRVVKTNRDGGSNIYYLIEN
- a CDS encoding putative polysaccharide biosynthesis protein, with translation MNENSKRNALVKGTALLTIASLVAKILSAVYRIPFQNMVGNVGFYVYQQVYPIYGIAMTFALSGLPVFISKLVVDSKSEADKLNVVHHIQQSLMISCVIIFIGLQIGAQQIAFWMNDGRLSPVIASVSWMFLIVPFLASWRGYFQGHYMMKPTAYSQVLEQFIRVSVILVVAYLSVKMGMEPHRMGQFAMLSAPIATLMSAMVLFGFRRHAKVGKLPKLQPIPGLSKRLLLEGITICLVASVMLLLQLVDSFSVVANLLHIGANEIDAQNTKGIYDRAQTLVQLGLVITTASTTAMLPQLVSTIREKQINRYKRLARACISTNFGIACAMSAGMFSLMAAINPLLFATPELSLTIAVYCLSVLVASMILVINTIFQSRDVYIPTIWAIGAAVLSKIILNHLLIRSQGIMGASEATILSLLVAVVVMTVLGKQYLVGLVNWSQLSKLVGISLIMWIVVLVTRNLTQSVLIGKIPFRADVAIQTLVGVVVGVIVFIGLALAFNALDEQEWSLIPMGEKINKIRGEQK
- a CDS encoding FtsB family cell division protein; translation: MTNSKGKIRKLENEFTKKREIEIMKNKISVKLSAKRKRRAMFIVGLFMLCVCVFGVQIIRAKSNLAQINDQIVKQKADLKTEKATNKKLSVKVKQLNNRSYVEKLIRERYYYTKPGETVYSFPDKAIDDLD
- the ftsH gene encoding ATP-dependent zinc metalloprotease FtsH; the protein is MNSNKNGLFRSSLFYIVMFLLVMGVIYFFSGSNTNTQSQEIRSSQFVQNLKDDKIKNFSIQPSGGVYKVTGEYRQAQKVKEQTGLLIGGSTQTKDVSKFSTTVLENNTSVAEITKAAQDNKVKMNAKPEESSGFWVNLLVYVLPLVIFIWFFYMMMGKAGGQGGGNGRVMNFGKSKAKPADSKQNKVRFSDVAGEEEEKQELVEVVEFLKDPRKFTSLGAKIPHGVLLEGPPGTGKTLLAKAVAGEAGVPFYSISGSDFVEMFVGVGASRVRDLFEQAKKAAPAIIFIDEIDAVGRKRGAGMGGGHDEREQTLNQLLVEMDGFEGNEGVIVIAATNRSDVLDPALTRPGRFDRKILVGRPDVNGREAILKVHSKNKPLSSNVDLHEIAKQTPGFVGADLANLLNEAALLAARRNKADIDASDVDEAEDRVIAGPAKRNRVISKHERETVAYHEAGHTIVGLVLNDARVVHKVTIVPRGRAGGYAIMLPKEDQQLMSKKDAQEQIAGLMGGRAAEEIIFNSESSGASNDFEQATNIARAMVTQYGMSDKLGRVQLENPSEEAYGPRYSQETAASIDDEVRRFTDEGHAEATRIIEEHRDQHRIIAEALLKYETLDEKQILSLYNTGKMPEDPSTSDFPSERASTFEEAKRELERKEAERQASIEKGKDNSDETDTSSTDPQPDDVKPDNDSQNNHQNNDDE
- a CDS encoding S1 domain-containing RNA-binding protein; this translates as MAIEVGEKVSGKVSGITNFGAFVDLGDHKTGLVHISEVSDGFVKDIHDILKVGDEVTVKVLKVDGDNKISLSIRKANENHEANHEHSHNSHERSNSGYHHDNRNEHHNNSGRRSFDHKSNNDRGHKSESFDDLMSGFLKQSEDRLSTLKKNTEGKRGGRGGRRS
- the mfd gene encoding transcription-repair coupling factor — encoded protein: MKLDHLFDQVTEFNNVITNAKPGSRQLVTGLNGSSKTVFINGIYKNLTRPMVIVTDTLAHADQLTADLANLIAEDQLFEFPVEEIGASELATSSPEYKSLRVLALNKLASGEPAVIVTSTSGIRRILPTREQFASAHLKISLGDEFNLADLKIQLHQMGYSMQKMVAAPGEFSIRGSIVDIYPLSDDNPVRIDFFDTEVDSMRSFNVADQRSIENVESSEILPASDLLMTSEQRQNLVEKLQQSLATVSDDLDDEAAKTLSDSLGVKITDLQNGLNDPYWLLFSRMMYAERTSILDYLGENGIVLYDEYSKLTETNKQLLSDEEDWLSDKAANHEILPGFEYTNDFKAVFKADKHASVLFSLFKKGLTNLKFTQLSQLNTRPMQQFFSSMPMLKGEVDRWTKGNTTVVMMVQDQNRLEKVANTLADFGITVTVTSPTKIIEGQAQLIANGLDNGFELPQNKLAVITERELFQKVTKKRRKMTTFNNAERIKSYTDLKPGDFVVHVNHGIGRYEGMKTMEVDGKHQDYLTITYKDNAQLFIPVSQLNLIQKYVSSEDKHPRINKLGGSEWAKTKQKVASKIEDIADDLIELYAKRSVQKGYAYPKDDSLQHDFEDEFPYNETPDQLRSAQEIKRDMEASRPMDRLLVGDVGYGKTEVALRAAFKAIEVGKQVAFLVPTTILAQQHFETMTDRFSEYPITIKVLSRFQTKAEMKETIAGLKDGSVDVVVGTHRILSKDVGFKDLGLLIIDEEQRFGVKHKERIKELRSNVDVLTLTATPIPRTLNMSMMGIRDLSVIETPPANRYPIQTYVMEQNAGAIRDAIDREMARGGQVFYLHNRVDDIEKTVADLEELAPDARIGYIHGKMTENQLENVLYEFINGEYDVLVTTTIIETGVDIPNVNTLFVENADRMGLSQLYQLRGRIGRSSRVAYAYFMYQPNKSLTEVGEKRLEAIRDFTELGSGFKIAMRDLSIRGAGNLLGKQQHGFVDSVGYDLYTQMLSDAVAKKRGKEVTQTTDSVIEMDIEAYLPTEYIDDGQQKIELYKRIRQAENKAQIDEITDDLIDRFGDYPEPVANLLKVSEIKLNADFDLIEKVQRKSHNLTLTFSKLADTEFESKDLLKAIAETKFRATINSAEKKYQIKLVIQNNMTDWLDQLIKLLVELAKIRQEKSADGEKQNE
- the hslO gene encoding Hsp33 family molecular chaperone HslO — its product is MKDYLVKAITNDGMFRAYAVNAQQMVADAQSKHDTWSASSAALGRTMIGSTMLASSVDKNGAAITVKVNGGGPVGQIVVDADSKGNVKGYVGDSHVHLPLNQFHKIDVAKAVGNGGILEVTKVLGNGDPYTSSVPLASGEIGDDFTFYLAQSEQIPSAVGVSVFVNDDNSIGAAGGYLVQVLPGASDEAIDKLTQRIKEMPMLSELLLKNQLPEEILNLLFGEGNLKFLTTEPVRFYCNCSKEKFWNDLVGIPVSQLQEILTEDGKIDVTCNFCQSKYHYDADELKQIISEASANSNK
- a CDS encoding RNA-binding S4 domain-containing protein, whose protein sequence is MRIDKFLKVSRIIKRRSVAKEIADQGRISVNGRVIKSSSEVHPNDEIVIKFGNKTLTVRVKELLDTTKKDDAQRMYEIINEEYERDFRSENE